The stretch of DNA GCGGCGCGATTTAATTTCGCCAACCAGGAACTCAGGATCAGCCAGCTGACGGCGAGCGAACTGCAGCGCAGCATCGCGTTCGAACGCACGCGGGCGCAGACTCAGCGCAACGTATTTCTCGGAATGGCCGCGGCCGTCGCGGTGGTGATCGCATTGTTGGCGATCGGGCTGATTACGATCCGTCGCAGCCGGGATCAGGTTCGGGCGGCGAACGACGATCTGGCCACCACTAACAGCGCACTGGGCAAGGCGCTGGCCGCCAAGACCGAGTTCCTCGCGACGACCAGTCATGAGATCCGAACGCCGTTGAACGGTATTCTCGGCATGACGCAGGTGATGCTGGCCGATCCGACCCTCGCGGCGGAGATGCGCGAGCGGCTTGGCGTGGTGCATGGCGCGGGCATCACGATGCGTGCGCTGGTCAACGATATTCTCGACATCGCCAAGATGGAGACGGGCAATCTCACGATCGAGGCCGCGCCGTTCGACGTCTGTGCTACGGTGACGGACGCGGCGCGGATGTGGGAGGAACAGGCGCGGGCGAAGGGCCTGTTGTTCACCGTCGATGTCAGCGGTTGCCCGGCCATGATCTTGGGTGACGCCGCACGGGTTCGACAGATCGTGTTCAACCTCCTGTCCAATGCCCTCAAGTTCACCAGGAAGGGCCACGTCGCGCTGAGCATCGACGTCGGTGGGGACGACCGGTTGCGCGTCGCCGTTACCGATTCCGGTATCGGTATTCCCTCCGACAAGATCGAGGAGATCTTCGAATCCTTCCGTCAGGCTGATGCCGGGACGACGCGACAATTCGGCGGGACCGGGCTGGGACTTTCCATCTGCCGCAATCTGGCGCGTGCGATGGGCGGGGACGTGTTCGTCGCCAGTATCGTGGGTCAGGGGGCGACATTCACGCTCGTCCTGCCCTTGGTGCGCGCCGAACCGAACGCGATCGAGGCCGTCGACCCTGACCCGCGGCGAGGCACGCTGATCGTCGATCGCAATCCGATCACGCGGAGTATGTTCAAGGCCTTGCTGGCACCACATGGCGGGCCAATCGCCTTGGCTGCGTCGGTCGACGACGCCGTCGTGCGGCTTGGTGGCAATGACGTTGCACGCGTGCTGATCGACGATGCGACGGTGCGCGGCGATGACGCGCTGAGCGGACTGACCAGGATTGCCGAGGCGGCGCGCATTTCCGCTGCTGAGACCACGTTGCTTTGGCCGGTTGCCGCGGATGTGGAGCGCGAGGAACTGTTGCGGACGGGGATCACGCGGGTTGTTGCCAAGCCG from Sphingomonas sp. HMP9 encodes:
- a CDS encoding ATP-binding protein, whose product is MAGTAMALSIIGPASTGYAQSTTVSSTDAAVDRYEVTVADANAAMLIDPAKALPKAIVAERYGAQIASEKARGVAIATAQWLQGEAHLRINDPDKADPLIRRALASVKRFQPRSKLHADLLISMGWLDSYQGHVGNALIDYQLAFTIYRKLGDARGQSRALVFIALLYTQAKDPQTADRYYQQALDVYRGDVNIAVSIYNNRALVFAEDRQFKKAAEQFKQAVDLAKQLNSRNLLELIYMNIARVQLELGNLTLADRAIANGRATADPSDPSLAGRLTATAAQAALQHGDLPRANRLIQSALIGIDPKATGTSYRDFHETAYKIFKVTGDAKAALVHLEALKRLDDAGTTLATDTKTALMAARFNFANQELRISQLTASELQRSIAFERTRAQTQRNVFLGMAAAVAVVIALLAIGLITIRRSRDQVRAANDDLATTNSALGKALAAKTEFLATTSHEIRTPLNGILGMTQVMLADPTLAAEMRERLGVVHGAGITMRALVNDILDIAKMETGNLTIEAAPFDVCATVTDAARMWEEQARAKGLLFTVDVSGCPAMILGDAARVRQIVFNLLSNALKFTRKGHVALSIDVGGDDRLRVAVTDSGIGIPSDKIEEIFESFRQADAGTTRQFGGTGLGLSICRNLARAMGGDVFVASIVGQGATFTLVLPLVRAEPNAIEAVDPDPRRGTLIVDRNPITRSMFKALLAPHGGPIALAASVDDAVVRLGGNDVARVLIDDATVRGDDALSGLTRIAEAARISAAETTLLWPVAADVEREELLRTGITRVVAKPVSGGGLVAMMFDGSVSTNGVNPDLVSHAA